In Actinoplanes derwentensis, the following proteins share a genomic window:
- a CDS encoding acyl-CoA dehydrogenase family protein, with amino-acid sequence MALTDPLELLDFDGLLSDEERQIRETVARFVTEHVRPYVADWFEDGTFPRELAPELGKLGVLGMHLDGYGCAGTSAVAYGLACLELESGDSGLRSFVSVQGSLAMFSIWKYGSEDQKTEWLPRMAAGEAIGCFGLTEPDFGSDPANMRTRAARDGDDWILNGSKMWITNGSIADVATVWAQTEDGVRGFLVPRDTPGFTSRTIKRKLSLRASITGELSLDDVRLPASAQLPLAKGLGAPLSCLGEARFGIVFGSTGAALDSLRTVIGYANSRIQFGKPIAAFQLTQQKLADMAVDLNTAALLALHLGRLKDAGTLKPHQISVGKLNNVRRALAIARECRTILGGSGITLDYSPLRHANNLESVLTYEGTSEIHTLVIGQTLTGHAAYR; translated from the coding sequence ATGGCGCTCACCGATCCGCTCGAACTACTCGACTTCGACGGCCTGCTCAGCGACGAGGAGCGGCAGATCCGCGAAACGGTGGCCCGGTTCGTGACCGAACACGTGCGGCCGTACGTAGCGGACTGGTTCGAAGACGGCACCTTCCCCCGGGAGCTGGCCCCCGAACTGGGCAAACTGGGTGTGCTCGGCATGCACCTGGACGGTTACGGGTGTGCCGGGACGAGCGCGGTGGCGTACGGGCTGGCCTGCCTGGAACTGGAATCCGGCGACTCGGGGCTGCGCAGTTTCGTGTCGGTGCAGGGTTCGCTGGCGATGTTCTCGATCTGGAAGTACGGCTCCGAGGACCAGAAGACCGAATGGCTGCCGCGGATGGCCGCGGGTGAGGCGATCGGATGCTTCGGCCTCACCGAACCCGACTTCGGCAGCGACCCCGCCAACATGCGCACCCGGGCCGCCCGCGACGGCGACGACTGGATCCTCAACGGCTCCAAGATGTGGATCACGAACGGCAGCATCGCCGACGTGGCCACCGTGTGGGCACAGACCGAGGACGGCGTACGCGGCTTCCTGGTCCCCCGGGACACCCCCGGATTCACCAGCCGCACCATCAAACGCAAACTCTCACTACGCGCCTCGATCACCGGCGAGTTGTCCCTCGACGACGTGCGCCTGCCCGCCTCAGCCCAGTTGCCTCTCGCCAAGGGCCTGGGTGCGCCCCTGAGCTGCCTGGGCGAAGCTCGGTTCGGCATCGTCTTCGGCTCCACCGGGGCGGCCCTGGACAGTCTGCGCACCGTGATCGGCTACGCGAACTCCCGGATCCAGTTCGGCAAACCGATCGCCGCGTTCCAGCTCACCCAGCAGAAACTCGCCGACATGGCGGTCGACCTGAACACCGCCGCACTGCTCGCCCTGCACCTGGGCCGCCTGAAGGACGCCGGCACGCTCAAACCGCACCAGATCAGCGTCGGCAAACTCAACAACGTGCGCCGGGCACTGGCCATCGCCCGCGAATGCCGCACCATCCTCGGCGGCAGCGGCATCACGCTTGACTACTCACCGCTACGTCACGCCAACAACCTGGAATCCGTCCTGACTTACGAGGGCACCTCCGAGATCCACACGCTGGTGATCGGCCAGACGTTGACGGGCCACGCCGCATACCGCTAG